TCAACACTTATCTGAAAAGGGAAATTAAAGGCAGCAAGAAAACTCGAATTTTCAAAATTCAAAATTAATTTATCCACTATTCGATTTTCAAAAATTTCTTTATTTTTATTTAAATCAATGATTGGTTTATGCACTTCTTGGATAACAAAACCATTTTCGGGTTTTTCCTGAAAAAAAACTTGAAAATGGTTGTTAAATAGCATTTTTTTTTTAAACTCCACCAAAATTGTTTTTTTTTCTCAGTTTTTTAAAATAGACAAAAAAATTTGTTGATACGGTTTTTCAAGTAAGCTAATAAAATCATCCTCTGTAATTCAAAGCCCTGATAGCAAGTTCTTGTTTCTGAGCGTATATTTTAATGATGGAAGCGAAAATACATCACTAACTCTAATTCTTTTTAATTCAGAATCATAAGTGAAAGGAATTGAAAAAGTTTTTTTTGTTTTTTTATTATATATAAAAATTAAAGTTGCAATTAAAAAAACAAGAAAAAAAACAGAAACTAAAATAATTAGAGCGATTAATAAAAAAAGTTTAATATCTAGAAGCATTTCTATGAAATTTTCTCTATTGACTTATGCGTTTTTAAAAGAGTTTTTATCCCAGCATCGCCAGGAATATCAAAAAATTTAACTAAAATTGAATCGGCCCTGACTTCAAGAACGATTCCCTTCCCGAATTTTAAATGGCTAATCTGGTCGCCAGTTATAAATTCAATATTATCAGATTCGCTTCTTGCATAATTCAATTTACCGGTTGCATCAAGTTTACGGAACTGATATAACTGCTCCGCTTTAATTTTCATTTCTTTAATAAATGGGGAAATACTATTATAATCGCTTGCAAATTTATGGTTAAAATCACGAGAAACCGGTAAACTTCGATAGCCATTTGTTATGTATAAAACCCTCTTAGCACGAGTAACTGCTACAAAAGCGAGTCTTCTTTCTTCTTCGTATTCATCGCGCGAATTTAAATCCAGTACTTTTTGTGTTGGAAAAATTCCTTGGTTCATGCCAACAAGAAAAACATATTCAAATTCAAGACCTTTTGAAGAATGAACAGTTAAAAGATTTATTTTGTTTAGTGATTCTGTTTGTTCAAAATGCGAAATTGCGGCATAATCAAGATAATCAGCTAATTTTTTATCTGGGTTTTGGCTTTGCCAATTATCTAGTGTTTTGTAATATTTTTCCAAAAGCTCGCGCGTATCAGAGGCTTGTTTTGGATCCTTAATAGCATTAAAATAGTCAATTTTTTTTAAAAAAGAGTCTAAAACTTGCGAATAAAGTTTAAAAACAGATGGTCTTTTCTCTTCAATTTCAGTTTTAAATCTTTTTGCCGCAGAAATTCTTTCTAAAAGAGTTTTAATTTTAACTTGATTATCGTGACTTAAAGGAATTTTTCCATGTTTTTCCTTTAAATTTATCCTTCCTGAATAATAATTAAATAAAAAATCGTATAAGTTAAGGCCAAACTGTTCAGCTAAAGCAATTAATTTGCCAACAGTTACAGAACCAATTTTTTTTGGCGGTACATTTATTATTTGCTCAAAAGCATATGGATCCGAATTTTCGATTACTTTTAAAAAATAAACAGCATCCCGGACTTCCTTTTTAGCAGCTAACGGTGAGCTACCATGCTTAAAATACGGAATGTTGTGAGCATCTAATTTATCACTTATTTGACGAAAATAAAAATTTGAACGGGCGAGAATTGCAATATCAGAATAATTTACTTTGTTTTTTGTAATCAAATCAAGAATTTTATTATAAATTCACTCAACTTCGATGCCGCGTTCGCTTGTTAGGTCTTCAAAATGGATATCAATTTGTTCATTTGAGATAGCTACCAAATTTTTCTTAATTCTGTTTTTATTATTCGAAATTAAATGATTTGCGGCATCGAGAATATTTTGCGTTGAACGATAATTTTTATCTAGAACTACCGTTTGCAAATTAGGAAAATCTTTTTCTAAATTTAAAATTAATGAAGGATCGGCTCCTCGCCAAGAATAAATTGTCTGATCAGGATCACCAACAACAACTAAACGAGTTTTATTTTTAATAAAAAATTTTAAAATTGAATATTGAATTAACGAAGTATCCTGAAATTCGT
The sequence above is a segment of the Mesomycoplasma flocculare ATCC 27399 genome. Coding sequences within it:
- a CDS encoding ATP-dependent helicase; amino-acid sequence: MSSQNILSQLNEKQKIAVITNSAHLRIVAGAGTGKTSVLTKKIAYIINESLTYPNRILALTFTNKAAEEMRVRVEKLVGEKAKDVHIFTFHSLCNLILRTEAKKIVELAEIPINNPRFNIIDEQDQRNIVEKLLGKHLKSHEDRDESKISAFQAIQFISNAKNLEKTPEEMFLKANNEIENIKAQVYQKYVEKTKETNIIDFDDLLLYTKIAFEINEEISSRWQKKFDFVLVDEFQDTSLIQYSILKFFIKNKTRLVVVGDPDQTIYSWRGADPSLILNLEKDFPNLQTVVLDKNYRSTQNILDAANHLISNNKNRIKKNLVAISNEQIDIHFEDLTSERGIEVEWIYNKILDLITKNKVNYSDIAILARSNFYFRQISDKLDAHNIPYFKHGSSPLAAKKEVRDAVYFLKVIENSDPYAFEQIINVPPKKIGSVTVGKLIALAEQFGLNLYDFLFNYYSGRINLKEKHGKIPLSHDNQVKIKTLLERISAAKRFKTEIEEKRPSVFKLYSQVLDSFLKKIDYFNAIKDPKQASDTRELLEKYYKTLDNWQSQNPDKKLADYLDYAAISHFEQTESLNKINLLTVHSSKGLEFEYVFLVGMNQGIFPTQKVLDLNSRDEYEEERRLAFVAVTRAKRVLYITNGYRSLPVSRDFNHKFASDYNSISPFIKEMKIKAEQLYQFRKLDATGKLNYARSESDNIEFITGDQISHLKFGKGIVLEVRADSILVKFFDIPGDAGIKTLLKTHKSIEKIS